The proteins below are encoded in one region of Megalops cyprinoides isolate fMegCyp1 chromosome 14, fMegCyp1.pri, whole genome shotgun sequence:
- the LOC118789340 gene encoding putative claudin-24 has product MDAGACALELLGMFVSVVAWLCSLATTIMPQWLTLSTDLLPTESYELGLWETCVVQEMGGMECRPYDSLLGLPPDIKLARILMCAALASGVLAMLVPIPGLHLVNSCKGPEGRRVKRVMRMLGGVFCLLSGVLGLVPVSYMAHLTVLRFFDESVPDVVPRWEFGDALFCGWAAGFLHLVAGALLVSSCLCQNEDRHPASRARREFRAPDPTSQKRSEYV; this is encoded by the coding sequence ATGGATGCCGGAGCGTGTGCCCTGGAGCTGCTGGGGATGTTCGTCTCCGTCGTGGCCTGGCTCTGCTCCCTGGCCACCACCATCATGCCGCAGTGGCTGACGCTGTCCACCGACCTGCTGCCCACCGAGAGCTACGAGCTGGGCCTGTGGGAGACCTGCGTGGTGCAGGAGATGGGGGGCATGGAGTGCCGGCCTTACGACAGCCTCCTGGGCCTGCCACCGGACATCAAGCTGGCACGGATTCTCATGTGTGCAGCTCTGGCGTCAGGCGTCCTGGCAATGCTGGTGCCAATCCCGGGGCTCCACCTGGTCAACAGCTGCAAGGGCCCCGAGGGCCGCAGGGTCAAGCGGGTGATGAGGATGCTGGGGGGCGTCTTCTGCCTCCTGTCTGGGGTGCTGGGCCTGGTGCCGGTGTCGTACATGGCCCACCTGACGGTGCTGCGCTTCTTCGACGAGTCGGTGCCCGACGTGGTGCCCCGCTGGGAGTTCGGCGATGCCCTGTTCTGTGGCTGGGCTGCGGGCTTTCTCCACCTGGTGGCTGGGGCCCTGCTGGTCAGTTCCTGCCTCTGCCAGAACGAGGACCGCCACCCCGCCTCCAGAGCGAGGCGTGAGTTCAGGGCCCCGGACCCCACGTCCCAGAAGAGGTCGGAGTACGTCTGA